One window from the genome of Saccharomyces mikatae IFO 1815 strain IFO1815 genome assembly, chromosome: 4 encodes:
- the HMO1 gene encoding Hmo1p (similar to Saccharomyces cerevisiae HMO1 (YDR174W); ancestral locus Anc_8.372) produces MTTDPSVKLKSAKDSLVSSLFELSKAANQTASSIVDFYNAIGEDEEEKIEAFTTLTESLQTLTSGVNHLHGISSELVNPVDDDKDAIIAAPVKAVRRKIERDPNAPKKPLTVFFAYSAYVRQELREDRQKAGLPPLSSTEITQEISKKWKELSDNEKEKWKQAYNVELENYQREKSKYLEAKKNGTLPPASLENGPTHAPVPIPFSLQHAAEPPVEKRPHDDEGSSEKKKKKKKKDKKKDKSNSSI; encoded by the coding sequence ATGACTACGGATCCTTCTGTAAAATTAAAATCTGCCAAGGACTCTCTTGTGTCCTCCCTCTTTGAGTTATCCAAAGCTGCTAACCAAACAGCTTCCTCTATTGTTGATTTCTACAACGCTATCGGcgaagatgaggaagagAAGATAGAGGCTTTCACTACTTTGACTGAGTCTCTGCAAACACTGACTTCTGGTGTTAACCATTTGCACGGTATTAGTTCGGAGCTGGTTAACCCTGTGGATGATGACAAGGACGCCATCATAGCTGCTCCGGTAAAGGCCGTAAGAAGAAAGATCGAACGTGATCCAAATGCTCCAAAGAAGCCATTAACTGTCTTCTTTGCTTATTCTGCCTATGTTCGTCAAGAGCTTCGCGAGGACAGGCAAAAAGCTGGCTTACCACCTTTATCCTCTACTGAGATTACTCAAGAAATCTCTAAAAAATGGAAGGAATTGAGCGATAACGAGAAGGAAAAATGGAAGCAAGCTTACAACGTTGAGTTAGAAAACTaccaaagagaaaaatccAAGTACCTagaagcaaagaaaaatggtaCCCTACCACCAGCTTCTTTAGAGAACGGTCCAACTCATGCGCCGGTTCCAATTCCTTTCAGTTTACAGCATGCTGCTGAACCTCCTGTGGAAAAGAGACCtcatgatgatgaaggatcttcagaaaagaagaagaagaagaagaagaaggatAAGAAGAAGGACAAATCTAACTCTTCTATTTGA
- the RSM24 gene encoding mitochondrial 37S ribosomal protein mS35 (similar to Saccharomyces cerevisiae RSM24 (YDR175C); ancestral locus Anc_8.373): protein MKVPLGLWNASRANIWSTQRRVLSMSKRLSSNANGGASTASTTKEGPAFSADLFMHPEKWKGLPPQKILELYWERMARLGSEYKPNKDELNALLTTSEYSEVPANDIKKLYYRGEQGAIDIKGGSVNRDNSLRPFMFDELPSQAQELVAQHREQRFYNRLAAYELPLLAQYRQEYKRPSAKTHPVTYRYTSYIGEDHPNSRKVVLSVKTDELGLEERSLHKFRVLARSRYDHITDIFKMSSDKFEQASQNARYLHDILQKLLAESKDLTKDDFSDVPLDTRHTIAKNLRKKKRDYKFPEHWKRPEDAPKKKFNIVDQLLDSVE, encoded by the coding sequence ATGAAGGTACCATTGGGGTTATGGAATGCCTCTAGGGCCAACATATGGAGTACGCAGAGAAGGGTTTTGTCAATGTCTAAAAGATTGAGCAGTAATGCAAATGGTGGAGCTTCAACTGCTTCTACCACCAAAGAGGGACCAGCTTTTTCAGCAGATCTTTTTATGCATCCCGAAAAATGGAAAGGATTGCCAcctcaaaaaattttggagTTATATTGGGAAAGGATGGCCAGATTGGGTTCAGAATATAAGCCAAATAAAGACGAACTGAATGCTTTGCTGACCACGTCTGAGTATTCTGAAGTACCAGCAAATGATATAAAGAAGCTATATTATAGAGGAGAGCAAGGTGCTATCGATATAAAAGGTGGAAGCGTAAATCGCGATAACAGCCTCAGACCATTTATGTTTGACGAATTACCATCCCAAGCTCAAGAATTGGTCGCTCAGCACCGTGAACAAAGATTCTATAATCGATTAGCTGCGTATGAATTGCCACTATTGGCGCAATATCGCCAGGAATACAAGAGACCATCTGCTAAAACTCATCCGGTCACTTATAGATACACCAGTTATATTGGTGAGGACCATCCAAATTCGAGGAAGGTCGTTTTAAGTGTTAAAACCGATGAATTGGGCCTCGAGGAGAGATCTTTACATAAGTTCAGAGTACTGGCCAGATCACGTTACGATCATATTACGgatatttttaaaatgtCTAGTGACAAATTTGAGCAGGCATCACAAAATGCACGTTATTTGCATGATATCTTACAGAAATTGTTAGCAGAATCGAAAGATTTGACAAAAGATGATTTTAGTGACGTGCCCCTTGACACAAGACATACTATTGCTAAAAACTTACGGAAGAAAAAGCGTGATTACAAGTTCCCCGAACATTGGAAACGCCCTGAAGATGCcccaaagaagaagtttaACATTGTGGATCAATTATTGGACAGCGTTGAATAA
- the NGG1 gene encoding histone acetyltransferase NGG1 (similar to Saccharomyces cerevisiae NGG1 (YDR176W); ancestral locus Anc_8.374): MPRHGRRGKMPKGEKLPKKEGAESIPSKLLSSMLKSLDLTFERDIGMLNGKSVRSIPSKKTLLELQTQLDSLNEILGTIARSDQETIEALRKLRDGKNEKDTGDVKQKISNADEQDKNATPIKEISGEGKQVENLVEPQVFDKIPDAIKDDVENIKKAADSMAKEEINDDKDLQIYKDRPREKRPLDSETTHEDTENESTHEPDNKKQKIDIEKMENDPSVKNPKSEFVVSQTLPRAAAALGLFNEEGLESTGEDFLKSKYNVASYPTNDLKELLPGELPDMDFSHPKPTNQIQFNTFLAFVENFFKDLSDDNLKFLKTKYTIPDSLQFDKTYDPEINPFIIPKLGPLYTDVWFKDENDKNPGFKKTPSHLNDASAILPKKSANELDENVLETESISCGPLLSRLLSAVLKDDNGKSELHSSKITGDNEVPKVREEESISSPKDNINDSIDMSLSQENGPSARTPESDIDEEGSFQTKPVANKDDNGGTTSTLPQQIGWITNGIGLDYPTFEERLKRELKYVGIYMNMPKDENNPNSDDPDWITGREDDEISAELRELQSTLKQVTKRNQKRKTLLISLVERQLAWQEYSSILEDLDKQIDQAYVKRIRVPKKRKKHHTAASTNVSTGTTSQIAQQKAANSSLKSLLDKRQRWINKIGPLFDKPEIMKRIPNESVFKDMDQEEDDDEADVFAQNTNKDVEFN; this comes from the coding sequence ATGCCTAGACatggaagaagaggaaaaatgCCAAAGGGTGAAAAACTGCCCAAGAAAGAGGGAGCAGAGAGCATTCCGTCGAAGCTACTATCGTCAATGCTGAAATCGTTGGATTTGACTTTCGAGCGTGATATTGGAATGCTCAATGGGAAAAGTGTTAGATCCATACCCAGTAAAAAAACATTACTTGAATTACAAACCCAATTGGATAGTCTTAATGAAATACTGGGCACAATTGCCCGAAGTGATCAAGAGACTATAGAAGCGCTTCGGAAATTAAGAGACGGTAAAAATGAGAAGGACACAGGAGATGTAAAGCAGAAAATATCTAATGCAGATGAGCAAGACAAAAATGCTACCCCTATTAAAGAAATAAGTGGGGAGGGAAAACAAGTAGAAAACTTAGTAGAGCCTcaagtttttgataaaatacCAGACGCGATTAAGGACGATGtagaaaatattaaaaaagcCGCTGATAGTATGgctaaagaagaaatcaatgaCGACAAAGATTTACAAATTTATAAGGATCGACCAAGGGAAAAAAGGCCGTTAGATTCTGAAACTACACATGAGGACACAGAAAACGAAAGTACTCACGAGCCAGACAataaaaagcaaaaaattgacattgagaaaatggaaaatgatCCGAGTGTAAAAAATCCAAAGTCTGAATTCGTAGTATCACAAACATTACCTCGGGCAGCAGCGGCCCTAGGTTTATTCAACGAAGAGGGACTAGAAAGTACAGgtgaagattttttaaagagCAAGTATAACGTGGCTAGTTATCCCACgaatgatttgaaagaattgcTACCAGGGGAATTACCAGACATGGACTTTTCGCATCCTAAACCAACGAACCAAATCCAATTTAATACCTTTTTAGCTTTCGTTGAGAACTTTTTCAAGGACCTTAGCGATGACAActtgaagtttttgaagaCAAAATATACTATACCGGATAGCTTGCAGTTCGATAAAACGTATGATCCTGAAATAAATCCCTTCATTATACCGAAACTGGGTCCTTTGTACACCGATGTTTGGTTCAAAGATGAAAACGACAAAAATCCTGGCTTTAAGAAAACTCCATCACACCTGAATGATGCATCGGCCATActaccaaaaaaaagtgctAACGAACTGGATGAGAATGTTTTGGAGACAGAAAGTATCTCTTGTGGACCCTTATTATCTAGATTATTGAGTGCTGTATTAAAAGATGACAACGGAAAATCGGAATTGCATTCTTCCAAAATAACAGGAGATAATGAAGTACCGAAGGTTagggaagaagaaagtataTCATCACCTAAGGACAACATCAATGATAGTATAGATATGTCATTATCTCAGGAGAATGGTCCTAGTGCTCGAACGCCTGAGAGTGATATTGATGAGGAAGGCTCCTTCCAGACAAAGCCTGTAGCAAATAAAGATGATAATGGTGGAACTACGAGTACGCTGCCACAACAGATTGGATGGATAACAAATGGAATTGGTCTGGACTATCCAACATTTGAAGAACGAttaaaaagagaattaaAGTATGTGGGGATATACATGAATATGCCTAAGGATGAAAACAACCCTAACTCAGATGACCCCGATTGGATCACGGGTAGAGAGGACGATGAAATAAGTGCAGAACTAAGAGAATTGCAGAGCACTTTGAAACAAGTAACCAagagaaaccaaaaaaggaaaacacTGCTGATATCACTAGTAGAGAGGCAACTAGCATGGCAAGAGTACTCGTCCATCTTGGAAGATTTAGACAAACAAATTGACCAGGCCTATGTCAAACGTATTCGCGTACccaagaaaaggaagaagcaTCATACAGCAGCTTCTACTAATGTGAGCACAGGAACTACATCCCAAATAGCGCAACAAAAAGCTGCAAATTCGAGTCTAAAATCGCTTCTAGATAAGAGGCAAAGATGGATTAACAAAATTGGCCCGTTGTTTGACAAGCCCGAGATTATGAAAAGAATTCCTAATGAAAGTGTATTCAAGGATATGgaccaagaagaagacgatgatgaaGCCGATGTATTTGCACAGAATACCAATAAGGATGTGGAATTCAACTAA
- the UBC1 gene encoding E2 ubiquitin-conjugating protein UBC1 (similar to Saccharomyces cerevisiae UBC1 (YDR177W); ancestral locus Anc_8.375), producing the protein MSRAKRIMKEIQAVKDDPAAHITLEFVSESDIHHLKGTFLGPPGTPYEGGKFVVDIEVPMEYPFKPPKMQFDTKVYHPNISSVTGAICLDILKNAWSPVITLKSALISLQALLQSPEPNDPQDAEVAQHYLRDRESFNKTAALWTRLYASEGANGQKGNVEESDLYGIDHDLIEEFESQGFEKDKIVEVLRRLGVKSLDPNDNNTANRIIEELLK; encoded by the coding sequence ATGTCTAGAGCTAAGAGAATTATGAAAGAAATCCAAGCTGTCAAGGACGACCCTGCAGCTCACATCACCCTTGAATTTGTGAGTGAATCCGATATTCATCATTTAAAGGGTACATTTTTGGGCCCACCGGGAACGCCTTACGAAGGTGGCAAATTTGTTGTGGATATCGAAGTTCCTATGGAATATCCATTCAAGCCACCCAAGATGCAGTTCGACACAAAAGTGTACCATCCAAATATATCATCAGTGACAGGTGCTATTTGCTTGGATATTCTCAAGAATGCATGGTCGCCAGTAATAACATTAAAGTCTGCATTAATCTCACTTCAGGCGCTATTACAATCCCCAGAGCCCAATGATCCTCAAGATGCAGAAGTGGCACAACACTATCTACGGGATAGAGAATCTTTCAACAAAACTGCTGCGTTATGGACCAGGCTATACGCCAGTGAAGGTGCCAATGGCCAAAAAGGCAACGTGGAGGAGTCTGATTTATATGGCATTGACCACGATTTGATCGAGGAGTTCGAATCTCaaggttttgaaaaggaCAAGATTGTGGAAGTTTTGAGAAGATTAGGTGTCAAGTCTCTCGATCCTAATGATAACAACACAGCCAATCGTATCATCGAAGAATTGTTGAAGTGA